The stretch of DNA TGGGCGCCGTCGTCGTAAGCCCTGACGGCCGCGAACTTGCCACTGGCTACCACCGCGGCGCGGGCACCGCGCATGCCGAGGCTGATGCCGTGGCCCGTGCCCGGGAAGCAGGCGTGGACCTTGCCGGATGCACCATGGTGGTCACCCTCGAGCCCTGCAACCACGTGGGCCGGACGGGACCGTGCACGGAAGCGATCATCGCTGCCGGCATCACCGATGTTGTCTACGCCGTGGACGATCCCCACGACCCCGCAGCCGGCGGGGCAGCCACCCTGCGCAACGCCGGTATCTCTGTCCGCAGCGGCCTGGCCGCGGCGGAATCCCTCGAACTGAACCGCCGGTGGTTCGAGGCGGTAGCAGAAAAGCGGCCCTTCACCACCCTCCACATCGCCCAAACGCTCGACGGACGGATTGCCGCCGAAGACGGCACCAGCCAGTGGATCTCCAGCCCGGAATCCCTGGCGGACAACCACGGGATCCGGAGCCGCATCGACGCCATCCTGGTGGGAACCCAGACCGTCGCGGTGGACAATCCCCGCCTGAATGCCCGGGACGCCTCCGGCAACCCGGCAGCGAGGCAGCCGGTCCGCGCCGTCATGGGCCTTAGGGACATTCCCGAGCACGCCGCGATCCTGGGCGATGACGGACTGGCTGTCCACCTTCCCACTCGGGATCCGCGCGAGGCATTGACCACCCTGTACGCCTCCGGAACCCGCCACGTCATGGTGGAGGGCGGTTCACGGATCCTCAGCGCGTTCCTCACCGCAGGGCTGGTGGATGAACTGATCGTCTACCTGGCACCCACACTGCTCGGTTCCGGAACACCGTCGCTGGACGGGCTGGGAGTCAGCACCCTCCCGGACGCCCAGCACTGGGAATGGGACGCTTCCGACGGCGGTCCCGTGCGGACGCTCGGCCGCGACCTGAGACTTCACCTGAAACCGCAACGCCACGTTGCACTTGACCCACAACCGTCCCGCGAAGCTGCGCGACAAGCCCAGGGAGGCTACTGATGTTTACCGGAATAATCGCCGAACAGGGAGAGGTGCTCGCCGTCGAGCGGGACGGCGACACCAGTGCCACCGTCCGGCTCCGGGCCCCCGGCACCACCGAAGGGCTGGCCCTGGGCGGCTCCATCGCCGTCAACGGCGTATGCCTCACCGCAACGGCCATCGACGGCAAGGAATTCAGCGTCGACGTCATGGGCGAGACCCTGGTCCGGAGCACCATCGGCGAACTGGCCGCAGGCGACGCCGTCAACCTGGAACGCTGCGTCCCCGCAGGAGGGCGGCTGGACGGCCACGTGGTGCAGGGCCATGTGGACGGCGTCGGCGTCCTCCTGGAACGCGAGCCGCAGGGCAACTGGGAACGGCTCCGCTTCGGCGTGCCCGCCAACCTGGCCCGCTACATTGCCGAGAAGGGTTCCATCGCCATTGACGGCGTCTCCCTGACCGTGACGGCCGTCAGCGCCGCCACGGAGGAACAGCCGTGGTTCGAAGTGGGACTGATCCCCACCACCCTGGCCGAGACCGGTCTCGGCACCAAGACCACCGGAAGCCGGGTCAACCTCGAAGTGGACGTCCTCGCCAAATACACCGAACGCCTGCTCTCGTTCCGCAGCGTCAGCACCGGGGACGCTGGCGCCGCCGGTACCGGGAACACCGTTGCGGCAGCACCGGGCGGTGCCCGGTGAACGCGACAGCGCGCCTGGAACCCGGAGCAGTGCCGGCCGTGATTCCCGCCCGAGGCCTGGATTCCATCGACGACGCCGTCCGCGCCATGGCAGCGGGCAAGCCGGTCCTGGTGGTGGACAACGAGGACCGGGAAAACGAAGGCGACATCATCTTCGCAGCCCAGCACGCCACACCCGCGCTGATGGGCTGGACCATCCGCTACAGCTCCGGCGTCATCTGCGTGCCGTTGACGGGCGAGCGGGCTGACGCCCTGGAGTTGCCGCCCATGACGGCAGTCAACGAGGACGCCAAAGGCACGGCCTATACGGTGTCCTGCGACGCCGCCATCGGTGTCAGCACCGGAATCTCCGCCACAGACCGTGCCCTCACGGCGCGCGTCCTGGCGGATCCGCAGGCCCTCCCGGCGTCAGTAACCCGCCCGGGGCATATTTTTCCGCTTCGTGCGGTTGACGGAGGTGTGCGGGAGCGCCAGGGCCACACCGAGGCCGCGGTGGACCTGTGCCGCCTGGCGGGACTCGAGCCGGTCGGCGTCATCGCGGAAGTGGTGTACGACGACGGTGAGATGATGCGCCTGGACGGGCTCCGTTCGTTCGCAGCGGAACATGGGTGCCCTTT from Pseudarthrobacter chlorophenolicus A6 encodes:
- a CDS encoding riboflavin synthase — its product is MFTGIIAEQGEVLAVERDGDTSATVRLRAPGTTEGLALGGSIAVNGVCLTATAIDGKEFSVDVMGETLVRSTIGELAAGDAVNLERCVPAGGRLDGHVVQGHVDGVGVLLEREPQGNWERLRFGVPANLARYIAEKGSIAIDGVSLTVTAVSAATEEQPWFEVGLIPTTLAETGLGTKTTGSRVNLEVDVLAKYTERLLSFRSVSTGDAGAAGTGNTVAAAPGGAR
- the ribB gene encoding 3,4-dihydroxy-2-butanone-4-phosphate synthase, coding for MNATARLEPGAVPAVIPARGLDSIDDAVRAMAAGKPVLVVDNEDRENEGDIIFAAQHATPALMGWTIRYSSGVICVPLTGERADALELPPMTAVNEDAKGTAYTVSCDAAIGVSTGISATDRALTARVLADPQALPASVTRPGHIFPLRAVDGGVRERQGHTEAAVDLCRLAGLEPVGVIAEVVYDDGEMMRLDGLRSFAAEHGCPLVSIEDLVAYLEAGTGGGLDQNVRTVPGGEKEKR
- the ribD gene encoding bifunctional diaminohydroxyphosphoribosylaminopyrimidine deaminase/5-amino-6-(5-phosphoribosylamino)uracil reductase RibD, with translation MAAELRVAAPFTPAEVQAMEHALEAALQGPRGANPLVGAVVVSPDGRELATGYHRGAGTAHAEADAVARAREAGVDLAGCTMVVTLEPCNHVGRTGPCTEAIIAAGITDVVYAVDDPHDPAAGGAATLRNAGISVRSGLAAAESLELNRRWFEAVAEKRPFTTLHIAQTLDGRIAAEDGTSQWISSPESLADNHGIRSRIDAILVGTQTVAVDNPRLNARDASGNPAARQPVRAVMGLRDIPEHAAILGDDGLAVHLPTRDPREALTTLYASGTRHVMVEGGSRILSAFLTAGLVDELIVYLAPTLLGSGTPSLDGLGVSTLPDAQHWEWDASDGGPVRTLGRDLRLHLKPQRHVALDPQPSREAARQAQGGY